CATTGGTACTCTTTTATCTTTTAATTTTGATTAAATTTATGATGAATGGGTGAAGGATTGCTTGATCTTTTATATGTATTGATAATTACTCTTGATTGTGATTCTTAATTACTCCCATTAAATGATCCCATTGATTAGTCGTCTGTTGATTTTGAttgatgtaacgagagttactagATTAATTAATTTATCTAGGTCATTGAGAAATAAATAGATAGGTTGAATTGTATGCGGGACACCAGTCTAATTAGACTAGTAATTTAAtcccatcaattgagtaggtaattgtgaagcctaaaAAGGGACACTgatttacccttcaactgaatcataatcttgagtagttataattgattgattgtgttcttcagaagcgtctgggagaccaacgtgaaaaaccgacaccttcatgatagaattagtatctaagtgaggggcaccagcttatcttactaattgattaatgaacttgGTTAACGAGAGTTTTACTTAGGGATTTAATTACATTGTTCTTAATAAAAGCAATTCGGATCCTAGagaattgaatctaagtgaatacccctTTATCTATTTGAATTAgtatttggtttttttttttaattagttttaaatgaaaacccccattttataatctaAATCTTCAGAATATTTATTAGTTTTCAAATCCTAAACTTTACTCTCTGTGGACGAATTTTTAagtatattacaataagattaggtgtgtttcGCGCATATCAGGTACCTGGTTTGCAACAATGATATTGAGACAATAGATCATACTCTCTTACATTGCTCTTTCGCTAAAGTCTTGTGGGATCGGGTGGCTCGATGGTGGAACATGAATAGCTCGAATATTACAAATCTAGATGAACTCTTTCATGGAAATGATCACTCGCTACTTGGAACCCATATATTAACATTATAGCAAATTGTCGAGTGGACATGTGGTTACATTATTTGGAAGAATAGAAATAATACCATATTTCCGGTCATATGGCTCTCAATGAAGTTCAAATGAAGTCTTTTGAATGGATATCCAAACGATCAAGGAAAATCAACTTGGACTGGAATCAATGGCTACGAAATCCTAGCTCCTTCGAATATCATGAATAAAATGTTTTGATGTGTTCATGTATTTTTCTCCTGTACCCTTTCGTGTCTAGCTTTCTGTCATAGTAGTAAGTTAGCTTTCAAGGCATACCCTCATATGCCTATTTTGTAatctttttttaataataataataattttgctttaaaaaaaaacaaaaaaaaaacaaaaaaaaaaaaaaaaaaaagatctaatcatctagaaagaaaaaaaaacgtgtTAATGACTGTTTGAGCGCGCACATCCTACGATCTACTTGAAAATATACTCATCCAAAACAATCTAATCAGATAACCAAATTGAACTTAAACAACACAACAATGAAAAACACATCACTAATGCAACGAACAGTAACCACTAAAAAACCATATAGGTGATTAGTGATTACATAGTTGGAACAATAAGTGACCATTAATGGGTTAATGTGGGACACATGATTTGGTAGATTTTGCATACTAATTGTCGGTGAGATGCCATGACATTCACTCAATCACCATCCCTTCATTTATTGCATCACCAACAAAGATAACATCTTCAATTCCCTAACATATTGCACAACAGTTCAAAAACTCCACAGATGAAATTCCTCATTTTTATGTTAATTTCTTCAATCTTTTTACATAACCATATCAAGTTCTCAACAGGAATTTCAGCTTTAAACACTAATCCAGTGAGAATGTTGCTGATGAAGAAAAGGTATATAAGTTATGAGACTTTAAGGAGGGATGTTGTACCTTGTGGTACACCTGGTGCTTCATATTACAATTGCAAAGGAAATGGTGTTGCAAATCCTTATAACAGAGGTTGTGAAATTATTACATTGTGTGCTAGAGATGCTATTAATAACAATGATGTTTAATGATGAAACTGTAATGTTTTTATCCTATTTGTTACTATTTCAATTGGAGATCCATGTTTATGGGAATCTCGATTTAAGCTTGTAACCTGTTTATTAGATTTGCTTATATCACTGTGTATCCTTATAACCTGGTTTGAAGTAAATATGATCACTTTTGTACTGTTCCATTTTACTTGTACATTAAATTAAAGTTGTAGCTATGTGTTCCGTGTGAATGTTGATGTCCCTTGGATCATATTGATTGTAGCAAAATACAATTTTGTGTGGAATTTGGTGTCTATTTCTTATTATGGTAGGTGATCAGAGAATGCTAATTACGTGTAATGTGTTATTTCAAAGCTTAGTATACGATAACTTACATTAAGATGCAGTTAGCTTTGCTCCTCGAGATTGCAATTTCTGTTAGATGTTAATTCAATTTTTCTAAAGTACAGTAGGTTCTAAATTGTGAACTTGGAGAGTAAGGTGAAATTGGAGAGCAAAGTGAAATCGGAGGACAAGACGAGCGTGGTGGTCAAGTTGTGTGGCCAAGTTATGAAGTTGTTCTTGGTGGCCAAGTTAAACTTGGTGACCGAGTTGAAGTTGGTTATATAAAGGAGGttaagtattaaaaatattaatttaaccATGCAAGCTTGTCTGAGTGGCTACCGAGTTGcgcaatgaagcacaccacccgggttcaattcctggctaagccaaattgttcaaaaaaggAGTGTGACTAAAAGGTTCGTATAATGCGCAATTCATCTGGTACCAGGTCTCGCTTACCTAATTCCTGGCTAtgtcaatgtgctcgttcataggagggtttcctcgcttaccaaaaaaaTATGAGGTTAAGCCTTCATTCCAACATGCAAAAAaaaaatcaatacactttaagttttAAGTcttattttcttcttttgtctaagAGTAGTGGAGAGTCGAATATTTTAGAGAGTGTAGTTGGTTTAAATAGAGTATTCGAGGTATGACATTGTAATAATTGTGATATAGTGGAAGTTATTTCTTTGGAAGCCCGTGGTTTTTTCTCCGTTTTGAAGTTTCCACGTACTTTTTGTCATCTGGCTGGGGTGGGAATTAAGGGAGGCCATTAACCCAACAAAATGGTATCAGAGATTAGGTTATCTGATTTGACAAATTAAGTGGTGCCTGGAAAGTCTAGTCGGAATTGGTTGTTCGATTTTTAGAACGACCAAGTACCAAAGGATCCTTCCTCTCTGCTAGATCTTCCTGGCCATTTATTTAGTTATTAGAGTGCCAGGTTTAATAAATGTCACGGTTATAGAAGTTGTATTAACTCAGAGAAGAGTCAACAACAATAtattattgatcgtatagggtatcacGTTTTCTAGTATTCATTACTGTCTATAAGATACATCTACGATggcgaagttcagtccaatgaggtttgatgtacaaGAAATTTGATgtaaggatcaattttggcttgtgataagttcaagtcaaggatgtattATTTCAGTTCGGGTTAAAAAAaagctttgaagggtaaacccacccttgtttaTGGCATTGATTCTGACGGaaccagtaagttcgatgaagaagaatgagaTGATATGGATCAGCAAGCGGCAAGTGCGATTAGTTTATGACTTTCAAAGAACGTTCGTGCAAATGTGCATGGGTTATCAAATGTGCATGGGTTACCTGGATGCTTTGCAATGAATGCATCAATTTCCTGCTTCCTCTTGTttatctccccctttttgacatcatcaagCTCTTCATCAGACATTGGTGGAGAATCTATGTGAGTAATGTGATCATAGATCCTTTCTTGGAAATCTTTGATGGTTTCAAGTTCTGTAGATAGATCAGCAACCTCAGAACGAATGCTATCAACCTCCTTTATAGCTACCTCCGTTGAATCTAACCTCCTGTTTATAGTCTGCAATATAGCATTGTTAGAACATGAAGTGGTTTCCTGATCATTATGTACCTGCATCACCACACCCGGAAAATTCCCACCCAACCTCCTTACCTCCTCCAGCTCATTTCTGGTTGCCAAGTTATTATTCAAGTTATTAAACCCATCCTGCACAGTTGTCAGCTTGTCATCAAACTGGAAGTCCACTTAGTCAAAGTATTAAACATACCAACCAAGTTAACTTGTGCCTCAGGTTGGGGTGGAATACCAGCATAGGGTGATTGTGTGGTTGATGTGCCCTCACCTTTCTCCTATTGAGAAGGACTGGGATCATGAGACACAGAAGGTTTTAGAGCCTGTACCTTACCCTGTGACCTGATATCAGCATTGGCAGCTCGTGCTAGTATGTGTAAGGAGTCATTTGTGGGAGATAAGTGAGTCAGATTCTCATATGAGGCAGTAGTAGGTTTAGGTGAATTTTGTGGAGCTATGGATTGGTTTGTTGAGTCCAGGATAGGGACCTCTGTAGTTTGATAATCTGAGGGGGTTTTCTCAGGATCAGTAATGTGGTGATCCAAGTTAACAATTCTAACAGGTGAAGGATAGTTTTGATCAATAATTTCATCAGTCCCTAGCAGGGATGAAGAAGCATTGATGTTAGCATCTAACCTAGTAGCCAAATTTTGATGGGAGTCTATAGATGCTTGTTCATCTATGGTTTCAAGTATGGTGGTATTCTATGTATGACCTGGTGATTTCATAAGGTTGTGTGGtgaaagatttaattcttcgataGTAGTGGGTAAATATGGGTTAGAGTTTGGTGGTTGTACCTCACTCATATCATCAGTCTGCAAGTTAGTATCCATACCTTATGGTGTTGTAGAAGATGGATCAGATTTTGAATGCTCATTGTCTAACCCACCTGTGATAACACCTGCATCACCTGCAATGGAGGGTGCTGTCGAATCTGCATCATTAGTTGATTGCTCAACTTCTGATACAGATGAGTGAGCCCCTTGACTAGGGCTGGGAGATGACCCAGAATATGTGAACAACTCAGAATCTGATAAATCAAAGTCTGAACTTTCATCCCTAGATTCAGGTTGCCAATCCTCTGAGGAAGATGACCCAACATTTTCAGCTGGTTGATTATTGACTCTAACCCACACCAGCATAACTGGTGTTATGCAAACTCAAGAGGGTTGATGGATAAGTGGAACATTTTACTGCTGCACTCTAGTACTTCCATAAAGTTAAATTCATGATTTAGCCCTGCATACAAAGGTGGAGTTAGGGTGTCCTCAAATATTAGACTCATGAATCTAATGAATGGGACATTGTGATCCCTAGTGCTCCTGTTAaccagcatcaaaagttcattgaaGAATAGATTTGCAAAATCTATATCTCTCCCTGTCACAAAAGCATTAAAATTTTGGATTTCCATCTCATTCATCTCACTCAAACTGCCACTTTTATAACTCAAGCTTCTTCAAATATTTGAAATTATAAAACTCCATCTTGAAGAAAACATATTCATTTTAATGATGCCTATGGTCACTGGTTGACCTAGCATTGGAAAACTTTGCTTTGCCTCAGATTTTGAGGCAAAGGCAACAAAATTATTTCTAGCAGACAGATTCAAAACATGTCTTAAAGATGCTTCAGAAATAGTTATAGTGCTAGCACCCTCACCATATGTGCCAGTGATGGTTCTAGCTTCAGAGTTACCTGTACAGGTATACCAGAATTCTGCAAGCATAGCTGAATACATGTAATCAGGGGTTCTAAAAAATCCTTCTCTAAGAGGATGCTTTTGTAAAAACAAAACAAGTTATTCATATCCCTGGTTTTGAAAATCAGCAGGTATATCAATACAAGCCACCTGATTGTTTACTGGCATTTCGACATCCTTACCTCATTTAATAGGGCGAGCCCTATTCATATTAGCAGTAGGGATAAGAACATAGGGCATGTACTTCACCATTTTCTTTTAAAAGATCAAAAGATTTTAAAGATTAACAAGAAGATGAACAGTAGTCAAATACCAGATGATCAACAGTGTATGATTAGAAGATGATGTAGAGAGCGTCTGTATAATTGTGATTGCAAAAGTATCTCCCAATGGTTGAGACTATCTATTTATACCATTCACAATAACTCTAAACTATCTTAATTAACTGATTTGACACCAAACTTACCGTTTGCCCCAAAAAGAAAGCTATTGTTTGAAATTAACTAAAAACTAGCCGTTGTAATAGAATTTACAAACTCTAATCATTACTAAACCAGAAAAACGTTTTaatttacacaaaatatttatgaATTTTCAGGAAATTAAAATATAAAGAAATTTTACAACTAAGTCTATAAAAACTAGAATCTGGATGACGTCATCCAAACTAAAAAAAATACTCAGTTATCATATTCTCCGGACAACATCTCTAGAGAAGGATTCAACATACCCAACCTTTTCAAAATATAAAAATGTATTTCTTCACTTAAAGGTTTTTTAAAGATATCAACCAACTGATCATTAGTTCCCACAAGCTTTAGCACAACTTTTCCCTTTTTAACACATTCCCTGATGAAGTGATGTCTAATCTCATTGTGTTTAGTTCTTGAATGAAACACAGGATtttcagtaatagcaattgcactttcattATCACATATGTTAGGAGTCTTTGTAAGAATCACATCATAATCAGCCAATTGATGCTGCATCCataacaattgagcacaacatccATCAGCAGCAACATACTCagcttcagcagttgaagtagcaacagaaTTTTGCTTTTTACTTGACCAACTAACCAATTTTTTACCCAATAATTGACAACCACTAGAAGTTCTTTTTCTATCTAACTTACACCCTGCATAGTCAGCATCTGTATACCCAATGAGATCAAAACCAGaacctttgggataccaaagacccaaATTAGgagtaccttttaagtacctaaaaattcttttaaCAGCCTTATAATGAGAATATTTTGGGTCTGCCTGATATCTTGCACATAAACATGTGGCAAACATGATATCAGGTCTGCTAGCAGCTAGGTATACTATTGAACCAATCATTCCCTTGTAAGTCTTTTCACAAACAGATTTTCCAGTTTCATCTTTAATCAATTTTTCAGATACACTCATAGGAGTTTTCAAGGTGGAACAGTTTTTAAAAGCATATTTTTCAATTAAGTTTAAAATATAGGTGCTCTGGTTTATAAAAATTCTCTCAGGACTTTTTTTGACTTGCAAACTCAAAAAGTGATTTAACTTACACAAGTTACTCATTTTGTACTATTTAGACATTGTATCAGAAAACCATTTACCCAAATGTGGATTTGTAGATCCAAAAATGATATCATCCACATAAATATGGACAAGCAAGACATCACCTTTATCCTTTTTAATGAATAAGGTTTTGTCTATTGATCCTCTGACAAATTTCTTTGACAGATGAAAAGATGTTAGAGTATCATACCAAGCCCTCAGTGCTTGTTTTAAACCATACAGTGCTTTATCAAGCATGTAAACATAATcaggaaatttcttacttacaaaacctGGAGGTTATTTAACATACACCTCCTCTTGAAGTTTTCCATTCTAAAATGCACTCTTTAAATCCATTTGTGATACTTCAAAAGTCCATGTGTAAGGCATAAGATAAGAAGAGTCTGATTGTCTCCATCCTTGCCATAGgtgcaaaagtctcatcataatcaaTACTTTCTTGTTGCCTGTAACCTTGAGCAACAAGCCTAGCTTTGTTTCTCacaacaataccatctttatcaaccttattCCTGTACACCCATCTAGTTTCAATAGCAGTCTTCCCAGCAGGCTTGGGTACCAAAGTCCAAACTTCATTTCTTTCAAACTCCATTAATTGTTCCGTCATGGCTTCAACCCAATCATCATCTTTCAAAGCTTCGTCAATCTTTTTAGGCTCAATGAGAGATAGAAAACTTGTATACAAACAGTATTTAGCAATTGCATCATCAGACATAGGAGTTTGTGAAGTAGAAGTTCCTTTAGGTAAACCTTTGGTGTTGACAACATAATCCTCAAGATATCTTGGAGGATTAATATATCTTGTAGATCTTCTAGCACTTTCATTACCATTAATCACAGGCTCAGTACcaacatcatcttcatcagaatTTTCTTCAATAGGAATATCAGTTGCTTCCACTTCAGTAGAGGAAGTTTCATTTGTAGTATTTAAAGAATCATTTACCTTGACACAGCCATCTTCATCTTTAGAGTCATATTCTAAAATGTAAGTCTGTGAACCAGACTCATCA
The window above is part of the Rutidosis leptorrhynchoides isolate AG116_Rl617_1_P2 chromosome 1, CSIRO_AGI_Rlap_v1, whole genome shotgun sequence genome. Proteins encoded here:
- the LOC139896267 gene encoding uncharacterized protein, with amino-acid sequence MEPKSDEGIFMGYSSVSKAYRAFNSRRKKIEESIHITFDENSITTDVYANTDSNILFELSPKNDESGSQTYILEYDSKDEDGCVKVNDSLNTTNETSSTEVEATDIPIEENSDEDDVGTEPVINGNESARRSTRYINPPRYLEDYVVNTKGLPKGTSTSQTPMSDDAIAKYCLYTSFLSLIEPKKIDEALKDDDWVEAMTEQLMEFERNEVWTLVPKPAGKTAIETRWVYRNKVDKDGIVVRNKARLVAQGYRQQESIDYDETFAPMARMETIRLFLSYALHMDF